One region of Flavobacterium sp. GSB-24 genomic DNA includes:
- a CDS encoding amidohydrolase yields MKNSILSILAFAILTVSCKKDEKLAADQGSGNKATVYYNGDIITMEGKKPTYAQAIVVKDGKILFVGKEEEAMKQAGSGHIMVDLKGKTMLPAFLDAHSHFLNVGFTASVANLLPPPDGPGADFASIINAVNQYKNSADGKTMLKKFGWILGNGYDDSQLKEADHPKAADLDKISSTEPVVIVHQSGHLGVLNSYAMKMLGINKDTKDPAGGKYRRNADGTPNGVLEEGAFFAVLFPILGKGDAQANRMFIDKALVEYAKNGYLTVQEGRATLQQMSQLEDGANSKKFYLDIVSYPDVALGVEKIMKSPYYSPTHHYKNKYRIGGVKLTLDGSPQGKTAWLSHPYHIPPAGEKADYKGQGVMTDQQADDYVALAFKNKWQLLCHTNGDAAIDQYLKAIDLAEKKYNYPDHRTVLIHGQTLRKDQIPELVRLKVIPSLFPMHTFYWGDWHAQSVLGHPRADYISPMRDAIDAGLITTSHHDAPVTFPNSMRVLDATVNRVTRSGKILGPNQRITPYEGLKTLTEWAAIQYFEENSKGTLTKGKLADLVILDKNPLKIKPLDLNTIQILESIKEGNTVFKIKK; encoded by the coding sequence ATGAAAAATTCAATCTTATCAATATTGGCATTTGCAATTTTGACGGTCTCCTGTAAAAAAGACGAAAAATTGGCGGCAGATCAAGGTTCAGGCAATAAAGCTACCGTTTATTACAACGGAGACATCATCACCATGGAAGGAAAAAAGCCCACTTATGCCCAGGCGATTGTAGTTAAAGACGGAAAAATACTATTTGTAGGCAAGGAAGAAGAAGCCATGAAGCAAGCAGGATCTGGACACATTATGGTAGATCTGAAAGGAAAAACGATGCTCCCGGCATTTTTAGATGCCCATAGCCATTTTCTTAATGTTGGTTTTACCGCATCGGTCGCTAATTTACTGCCGCCTCCGGATGGTCCCGGTGCCGATTTTGCTTCAATTATCAATGCAGTGAACCAATATAAAAATTCAGCAGACGGTAAAACGATGCTTAAAAAATTTGGCTGGATTTTAGGAAATGGCTACGATGATTCCCAGCTCAAAGAAGCGGACCACCCAAAAGCTGCTGATTTGGATAAAATAAGTAGCACTGAACCAGTAGTTATCGTACATCAATCAGGACATTTAGGGGTACTTAACTCCTATGCCATGAAAATGCTAGGCATCAATAAGGACACCAAAGACCCCGCGGGTGGAAAATATCGTAGAAATGCTGATGGGACGCCAAACGGCGTATTGGAAGAAGGTGCTTTTTTTGCCGTTCTATTCCCAATTTTAGGCAAAGGAGATGCACAGGCCAATAGAATGTTTATTGATAAAGCCTTGGTTGAATATGCTAAAAATGGTTATTTGACTGTACAAGAAGGCAGGGCTACTTTACAGCAGATGTCCCAGTTAGAAGATGGAGCAAACAGCAAAAAGTTCTATTTAGATATTGTTTCCTATCCTGATGTTGCGCTGGGTGTAGAAAAAATTATGAAAAGCCCTTATTACAGCCCCACGCATCACTATAAAAATAAATACAGAATTGGCGGTGTGAAATTAACGCTGGATGGTTCGCCGCAAGGTAAAACTGCATGGCTCTCCCACCCTTACCATATTCCGCCTGCAGGTGAAAAAGCAGATTATAAAGGACAAGGCGTAATGACCGATCAACAGGCGGATGATTATGTAGCACTTGCCTTTAAAAATAAATGGCAGCTATTGTGCCATACCAACGGCGATGCTGCAATTGACCAGTATTTAAAAGCGATTGATCTCGCGGAAAAAAAATACAATTATCCCGATCACAGAACGGTACTCATTCATGGACAGACATTGCGCAAAGATCAAATTCCGGAATTGGTCCGCCTAAAAGTGATCCCTTCATTATTTCCAATGCATACTTTTTATTGGGGCGATTGGCATGCCCAATCCGTTTTGGGGCATCCCAGAGCTGATTATATCTCGCCGATGAGAGATGCAATAGATGCAGGACTTATTACAACTTCTCACCATGACGCACCCGTTACCTTCCCTAATTCGATGCGAGTACTCGATGCAACGGTTAACAGGGTCACCAGAAGCGGAAAAATATTGGGGCCAAACCAACGAATTACTCCTTACGAAGGATTGAAAACACTGACAGAATGGGCAGCAATCCAATATTTTGAAGAAAACTCAAAGGGTACATTAACGAAAGGAAAGCTTGCCGATTTGGTAATTTTGGATAAAAATCCATTAAAAATAAAACCTTTAGACTTGAATACCATTCAAATTCTGGAATCCATCAAAGAAGGAAACACGGTGTTTAAAATAAAAAAGTAA
- a CDS encoding DUF1254 domain-containing protein — MKILTSILLSSCIVLFTSAYSQNTNKSKTIEKLSPTINTFSKPPKKNTEKLFDPITLPNGKQKVTIDNFVRAETDNYFKIRTNDGCFGKLCHNSGPADVNHQSIIRTNRDTRYSYGIFDLSSPLSITLPQTKGRFISMMVINEDSYIRVFYEPGNYTLTRENVGTRFIHITIRTLADPNSPEDNKIVTAIQESIVVKQASTGKLEIPDWDEESLTKTRNLLLALAKDLPNSKAAFGTEWEVTQVRQLLGTAGGYGGNPEKDAIYLNLNPPKDDGVTAYTLTLKDVPVDAF; from the coding sequence ATGAAAATCTTAACATCTATCCTTTTATCATCGTGCATAGTATTATTCACTAGTGCTTACAGCCAGAATACTAATAAAAGTAAAACAATTGAAAAATTGAGTCCCACAATAAACACCTTTAGCAAACCACCCAAAAAGAACACCGAAAAGCTGTTTGATCCAATTACCCTGCCCAATGGAAAACAAAAAGTAACTATCGATAATTTTGTCCGCGCCGAAACTGATAACTATTTCAAAATCAGAACAAATGACGGGTGCTTTGGTAAATTATGCCACAACAGCGGTCCGGCAGATGTTAATCATCAATCCATAATCCGCACCAATCGCGATACGAGGTATTCTTATGGGATTTTTGATCTCAGCTCACCCCTTAGCATTACCTTACCCCAGACCAAAGGGCGTTTTATATCGATGATGGTGATCAATGAAGATTCCTATATCCGGGTATTTTATGAACCGGGCAATTATACCTTGACCAGAGAAAATGTTGGTACCCGATTTATTCATATAACCATTAGAACTTTGGCAGACCCCAATAGTCCTGAAGATAATAAAATAGTCACAGCAATACAAGAATCCATTGTTGTCAAACAAGCAAGTACGGGCAAGTTGGAAATTCCCGATTGGGATGAAGAGAGCCTTACAAAAACGCGTAATTTACTTTTGGCATTGGCCAAAGATTTACCTAACAGTAAAGCCGCTTTTGGCACAGAATGGGAAGTAACCCAAGTACGACAACTGTTAGGAACGGCGGGGGGATACGGTGGAAATCCAGAAAAAGATGCTATTTATCTTAATTTAAATCCACCTAAAGATGATGGTGTAACTGCTTACACCCTGACTCTGAAAGATGTTCCTGTTGATGCTTTTTGA
- a CDS encoding alpha/beta hydrolase: protein MGIRKLIQANGIQIETFIYGDGPAALIMAAGNGRPAIQLDELAQAIASKGIKVVTYNYRTLGASTGKIEGLTLHDYAVDLWKVADELGLKEVYLAGKTYGNRVVRTASQDRPERVLGIVLIGAGGEAQPSAETMALYQRYMDPSISKEEWLKLQGQLMYAPGNEHLALLDQAQGEFPALAGQQAKSSDATPKEQWSTGGTAPMLVITCLLDRVAVPESALNIAKERPKTWLVGLPLCGHNMLNEKGNDIKRLIVEFILNTPSDEVKSAKQD, encoded by the coding sequence ATGGGGATCAGAAAGCTGATACAAGCAAACGGTATTCAAATCGAAACCTTTATTTATGGAGATGGTCCTGCCGCTTTAATTATGGCAGCCGGTAATGGCAGACCGGCAATCCAGCTCGATGAACTCGCTCAGGCAATTGCATCAAAAGGAATCAAAGTTGTTACCTACAACTACCGAACTTTGGGAGCCAGTACTGGAAAAATTGAGGGATTAACACTCCACGATTATGCAGTTGATCTTTGGAAAGTGGCAGACGAACTCGGTCTCAAAGAAGTTTACCTGGCTGGAAAAACGTATGGAAATCGCGTGGTGAGAACCGCTTCTCAAGACCGACCTGAACGTGTATTGGGTATTGTTTTAATTGGTGCAGGCGGTGAAGCACAGCCATCTGCAGAAACTATGGCGCTGTATCAACGCTACATGGATCCCTCAATCAGCAAAGAAGAATGGCTTAAATTGCAAGGACAGCTTATGTATGCTCCAGGCAACGAGCATTTGGCTTTGCTGGATCAGGCACAAGGCGAATTTCCAGCCTTGGCCGGACAACAAGCCAAGTCTAGTGATGCCACACCAAAAGAACAGTGGTCTACGGGTGGTACTGCTCCAATGTTAGTTATAACTTGTTTATTAGATCGGGTTGCAGTTCCTGAAAGCGCTTTAAATATAGCAAAAGAGAGACCTAAAACCTGGCTGGTCGGATTGCCTTTATGCGGTCATAATATGCTGAACGAAAAAGGGAATGATATCAAACGCCTAATAGTAGAATTTATACTTAACACTCCTTCTGATGAAGTAAAATCAGCAAAACAAGATTAA
- a CDS encoding DUF1214 domain-containing protein gives MSLYNEKGYYEVNKYNSYNFNSITSKKNPDGSVTIHFGGDPNQPNFLYIMKGWNYMIRLYRPHKEILNGTWKCPELVEVKP, from the coding sequence GTGTCTTTATACAATGAAAAAGGGTACTATGAAGTAAATAAATACAATAGCTATAATTTCAATTCGATAACATCCAAGAAGAATCCGGATGGCAGCGTAACCATACATTTTGGAGGAGATCCCAACCAGCCAAATTTTTTATATATCATGAAGGGATGGAATTATATGATTCGACTCTACAGGCCTCACAAAGAAATTTTGAATGGAACTTGGAAATGCCCGGAATTAGTAGAAGTGAAACCATAA